One genomic segment of Sander lucioperca isolate FBNREF2018 chromosome 10, SLUC_FBN_1.2, whole genome shotgun sequence includes these proteins:
- the LOC116049546 gene encoding protein S100-A11-like, which produces MESAIGVLVTQFKAYAGSDGSSDTLSRDEFHRLVTSEIHNFIKNAADPAATDQLMSSLDKNNDGELNFLEFWQLIGHLASQ; this is translated from the exons ATGGAGTCTGCCATAGGTGTGCTTGTGACCCAGTTCAAGGCATATGCTGGCAGCGATGGTTCCTCTGACACATTGAGCAGAGATGAGTTCCACAGACTGGTTACATCAGAGATCCATAACTTTATCAAG AATGCTGCCGACCCCGCTGCCACTGATCAACTCATGAGCTCATTGGACAAGAACAATGATGGAGAGCTCAACTTCCTGGAGTTCTGGCAGCTAATTGGGCATCTTGCAAGCCAATAG
- the si:ch211-105c13.3 gene encoding protein S100-A16 yields MESAIKTVVTTFLNSSSGKENLSGGGFQKLVKNKLGGLMQDADRASAVKEMQQGLDVNNDGKVSFQEYLTLIGYLANSLSESKTGSSANAS; encoded by the exons ATGGAGTCAGCCATTAAGACGGTGGTGACCACATTTCTTAATTCTTCCAGTGGGAAGGAGAACCTAAGCGGGGGTGGCTTCCAGAAACTGGTAAAGAATAAGCTTGGCGGCCTCATGCAG GATGCAGACCGCGCCTCTGCCGTTAAGGAGATGCAGCAGGGATTGGATGTGAACAACGATGGAAAGGTCAGCTTCCAGGAATAcctcactctgattggctacctGGCCAACTCCCTTAGTGAGAGCAAGACTGGATCCAGTGCAAATGCATCATAG